The following coding sequences lie in one Colias croceus chromosome 1, ilColCroc2.1 genomic window:
- the LOC123692179 gene encoding uncharacterized protein LOC123692179 gives MARKGDEILGQSGIYKITYTEAGEEIMDAPVGVTTARDEKFKGELLEKVKNVIPEKKLQDLLKDPTKEGAAYLSDTIKGRGEAMQAIHDGLKKGNGKDFLTIGNFAKNHDQTADMLSNANHFGGQHPSPILVDKVASKMKEVPIEYPDSAKRFASETSNIATQYISGVATNECGLDAKALAAMDTTIG, from the exons ATGGCAAGGAAAGGTGATGAAATACTCGGCCAGTCgggaatttataaaataacatataccGAAGCGGGTGAAGA AATTATGGACGCTCCGGTTGGTGTGACAACAGCAAGAGATGAAAAGTTCAAGGGTGAACTTTTGGAGAAAGTGAAAAATGTTATACCGGAGAAGAAATTGCAAGATCTCTTAAAAG ATCCAACTAAAGAAGGCGCGGCATATTTGTCTGATACAATTAAAGGACGAG GTGAAGCCATGCAAGCTATACATGATGGATTAAAGAAAGGAAATGGCAAGGATTTCTTAACAATTGGAAATTTTGCAAAGAATCACGATCAGACTGCCGATAT gCTTTCTAATGCAAATCATTTCGGCGGTCAGCATCCTTCGCCTATTCTCGTGGACAAGGTTGCTTCTAAAATGAAGGAGGTACCTATAGAATACCCTGATTCTGCTAAAAGATTTGCTtcag AAACATCGAATATAGCTACACAATATATTTCTGGAGTTGCTACAAATGAAT GTGGTCTGGATGCAAAAGCTCTTGCGGCTATGGATACGACAATAGGGTAA
- the LOC123691477 gene encoding uncharacterized protein LOC123691477 has translation MGLEAGEDPERVQALQILHNQLKAKGGEVLYKQPHTELSHSQASEWLSMKPPMKVDKAVKESADTSRLHKKFERKLSTLVSKSTPPQMYDAMQDVVIESSRILSEYFVTKSYKALVREALISEMQKRGNEILIEVDGAAETYFFAAQRLKKATSLEINEPCTQVAYYLCKKLEEMIRCRSMARKLTSAMKDHINEASNYLSAHVTKPDEQIEAYVALLNEMEAAGDSLLIEGKISKSYKDSAAYLRQLTSFTDQINRSDATLQSTTEGKLKALMANVTASGYSQNVIDGVITESTRLLVSYIMLQGEKTEALKVLIQQMDLHSGNVLLRHGKIRKTYGEGADLLRTKNADQLSVPSADPVVVRKIQIKLRNIMHRCTPDQFSTLMEDVIEDATMYLAVHFLEPQIIQVCKCMKNVFVQCELWCDEILRRVAHPCCTCSRHISTQALSDLAPGQQIHASPGSSRAHTAGIDITITPCPRKISSILGTKNKTAICPAAKPTEECERTTTASYLFYTPAMSRKMPTQTNPVKLSTPTSDSIQTPLHLSLSHATRSPLSSPLCFFTEMYEENNLALRESISPSPVKHETDESSPSFYTPQSADSRDKETLPFFWQSPTTMFAEVHSQNAPSMNVQPLSVIKKTDQVPRAHNARAPIVTTDRMADWHAMMVSLMWNVQAWRDWIQENIDRALAYQQQSPLPTGHPEENWIGFQRRVATEALQWRQYNKFSRLLTLRLALRYRDKQIVSPTRNTVKTNVYMECQQEMLDIIDMFNKWTHWLTLVIKETDSLQQQANTDVSLYELRWKNFKKKVLEYADDWQKYNTHLKVCWEQKHKKIISEWLPAWRQPGPVWVVSACGAVPSGAVAAGVYEGEVTWVARTPHRCNVLPAALHPSKHCCILYADGAVHHYTKYQVMCNAEVTWLAWRAGEVGARAVRIAPGVHVGRVHYRGSHLLGAVHAPHYRCHVVIYGRPFAFNCYELLVLKED, from the exons ATGG GTCTCGAAGCCGGAG aGGATCCGGAACGGGTTCAAGCGCTGCAGATCTTGCACAATCAATTGAAAGCAAAGGGTGGCGAAGTTCTCTACAAACAACCGCACACTGAACTGTCACATTCACAGGCTTCTGAATG GCTATCAATGAAGCCGCCGATGAAAGTGGATAAGGCTGTAAAGGAATCAGCGGACACATCACGCCTTCATAAAAAGTTTGAGAGAAAGTTAAGCACGCTCGTCAGCAAAAGTACTCCACCTCAAATGTATGATGCTATGCAAG ATGTCGTAATTGAATCTTCCCGGATTCTGTCGGAATATTTCGTAACCAAAA GTTATAAGGCACTCGTTAGAGAAGCTCTGATATCTGAAATGCAAAAGCGCGGTAATGAAATACTTATAGAAGTGGATGGAGCCGCAGAAACGTATTTCTTCGCTGCGCAAAG ATTGAAAAAAGCCACGTCGCTAGAAATTAACGAACCATGCACCCAAGTTGCATATTACTTGTGTAAAAAGCTAGAAGAGATGATTCGGTGCCGTTCCATGGCTCGAAAATTAACGTCGGCAATGAAAG aTCACATAAACGAAGCTTCCAACTACTTATCAGCGCACGTGACTAAACCAG ATGAACAAATAGAAGCATATGTTGCCCTATTGAATGAAATGGAAGCAGCCGGCGATAGTCTTCTCATAGAAGGAAAAATTTCCAAATCTTATAAAGATTCTGCAGCATA TTTACGGCAACTAACCTCGTTTACGGATCAAATCAATCGGTCAGATGCGACCCTGCAATCTACGACGGAAGGAAAGCTAAAGGCCTTAATGGCCAACGTAACTGCTAGTGGTTACAGTCAAAATGTTATCGATG GAGTAATAACAGAATCTACAAGGCTTCTCGTATCATACATTATGCTGCAAG GGGAGAAAACAGAAGCGTTGAAGGTATTAATACAACAAATGGATTTACACAGCGGAAATGTTCTTCTTCGACATGGCAAGATTCGCAAAACTTATGGAGAAGGAGCAGATTT ACTGCGCACGAAAAATGCAGATCAATTAAGTGTACCCAGTGCTGACCCGGTGGTTGTCAggaaaattcaaataaaacttCGCAATATAATGCACCGGTGCACTCCCGATCAGTTTTCTACTTTAATGGAAG ATGTTATTGAAGATGCAACAATGTATTTGGCCGTTCATTTCTTGGAACCAC AAATTATTCAAGTATGCAAATGTATGAAGAATGTATTCGTCCAATGTGAACTATGGTGTGATGAGATTTTACGTCGAGTCGCACACCCTTGCTGTACATGTTCTAGGCATATATCTACTCAAGCGTTGTCAGATTTGGCACCTGGTCAGCAAATACATGCAAGCCCTGGTTCTTCCCGAGCACACACTGCTGGAATCGATATAACTATCACTCCTTGTCCGAGAAAAATCAGTTCAATCCTCGGgaccaaaaataaaactgcaatATGTCCAGCGGCTAAACCGACGGAAGAATGTGAAAGAACGACCACGGCTTCCTATCTCTTTTACACTCCCGCCATGTCTCGTAAGATGCCAACTCAGACAAACCCAGTGAAGCTATCCACACCAACGTCTGATTCTATACAAACTCCGTTGCATCTCTCGCTAAGTCATGCAACTAGATCACCATTATCCTCCCCGTTGTGTTTCTTTACcgaaatgtatgaagaaaatAATCTTGCATTACGTGAAAGTATATCACCGAGCCCTGTCAAACATGAGACGGATGAATCTTCTCCGTCCTTTTATACACCGCAAAGTGCGGATTCGCGAGATAAAGAAACGTTACCATTTTTCTGGCAATCTCCGACTACAATGTTTGCAGAAGTGCATTCACAAAATGCACCATCAATGAATGTGCAGCCACTCAgtgtgattaaaaaaactgaTCAAGTGCCGAGAGCACACAATGCAA GAGCGCCAATTGTAACAACGGATCGAATGGCGGATTGGCACGCAATGATGGTCAGCCTCATGTGGAATGTACAAGCATGGCGAGATTGGATTCAAGAAAACATTGATCGGGCACTTGCTTACCAACAACAGTCTCCTCTTCCAACAg GACATCCCGAAGAAAACTGGATAGGCTTTCAGAGAAGGGTCGCTACAGAAGCGTTGCAATGgagacaatacaataaatttagtCGTCTTCTGACTCTTCGATTAGCTTTACGATACAGAGATAAACAG ATCGTGTCTCCTACAAGAAACACCGTCAAGACCAATGTTTACATGGAATGCCAACAAGAAATGCTTGATATTATTGACATGTTTAATAAGTGGACTCACTGGCTCACTCTCGTA ATTAAGGAGACAGACTCATTGCAACAACAAGCTAACACGGATGTATCTTTATATGAATT ACGGTGGAAAAATTTCAAGAAGAAAGTTCTGGAATACGCCGATGACTGGCAGAAATACAATACGCACCTTAAAGTTTGCTGGGAACAAAAgcataagaaaattatttcag AGTGGTTGCCCGCGTGGAGGCAGCCGGGGCCGGTGTGGGTGGTGAGCGCGTGCGGGGCCGTGCCCAGCGGCGCAGTGGCGGCCGGCGTGTACGAGGGAGAGGTCACGTGGGTCGCGCGCACGCCGCACAG ATGCAACGTACTTCCTGCCGCTCTGCATCCGTCGAAGCATTGCTGCATATTATACGCTGATGGCGCTGTACATCATTATACGAAGTATCAg GTAATGTGTAACGCCGAGGTCACATGGCTAGCATGGCGCGCGGGGGAAGTGGGCGCGCGTGCGGTGCGCATAGCGCCCGGGGTGCACGTGGGCCGCGTGCACTACCGCGGCTCGCACTTGCTCGGCGCCGTGCACGCGCCGCACTACCGCTGCCACGTGGTCATATACGGACGCCCGTTTGCCTTCAACTGCTATGAGCTGCTCGTGCTCAAGGAGGACTAA